From the Paraflavitalea soli genome, the window CAATTGTTCCGAAACCGACAAATAATTCTGAAATCGACATTTCATTCTGCAACTGTATACACTGGCTATATGGGTAATACCCTGGTGTTATACGATGGTGATATGGGTATGATATGCCGGAGCTATGCCGGAACCCTTCCGGAGCTATGCCAGAGATAGGGGAGGAATATGAGAACTATACGACAGCCATATGCATGCCATATGACTAGGATATGCTTGCGACATGGCTGGCATATGACAACTATATGAGACGATATGAGGGGTATATGGGAACTATATGGGAAACATATGGGAGTGATATGGGAACTATATAGGAGGAGGGAATAAAAAATAAAACAAAATACGGTAATATACAACCGCAATGCATGGATAAAATGTAAAATTGAACTTTTGTTTGTATTTGATTTGATGAAATGTTTATATATTCAGGGGCCCGAAAAAATCCGCCTTATTCTTCTTCCTGCAACCTTGCCTTTTTGTATTAAACGTAAAAATAAATCCTACATATCACTATGGAGAGGCTCATGCATTTTTTAGAATCTATTCATCCTATGTCGGATGAGCTAAAAATATACCTGCAAGCAAATTTAAAGCAACGGGAAATTAAGAAAAAGGAGTACTTACTAAAAGCAGGCCATGTGAGCAAACATGTATGCTTTATTCTTACGGGGCTTTTGCGCTGTTTTTACGAGAAAAATGATACGGAAGTGTCTTCCTGGTTCATGAAAGAAGGTGACGTAGTATTCAGTATCGAAAGTTTTTATACGCAAACACCCAGTTATGAATCTATCCAGGCGCTGGAGGATACCAGCATACTTTATATAGACCATGCAGAACTAGAATACATCTACAAGCACTTTGCTGAATTCAACTATATAGGCCGCATACTTACCATACATTATCATACCCTGTGGGCACGGCAGTTATATTCAATTCGGATGTGTTCTGGAATGGAAAGGTACCAGTGGATGAAGGAGAATCATGCGGATCTCTTACAAAAGGTACCAGCCCGGTACCTGGCCCCCTACCTGAATATGACGGAAGTAAGCCTGAGCAGGTTGAAGGCGCAGCGAGGATAGGTTTATATTTTTGTTTAATCCAAAACAATACTATGAGAAGACCATTTTTATTGGCCAGCCTGATACTGGCTGACGCAGTGTGGCTAACGAGTTGTCAGAAGAAAAATGCTGAAAATGAAACATTGCCATTAAACTTGATTAGTGAGGCCAAAGTACATTTTGAAAGAAATGACAAGCAATTAGGTCCTGCTTTTACGGGCAAGAGTAATGCCCATGAACTGAGCAACCCACGGAAATATAGTAGACACTGGCCCCGGTGGCAGGAAGCCATTGTGACAGAATTTATGCAAGGGCAGGCAGTGATGGTACCTATTGAATACAGTAAGCCGTTTCTTCTGACAACTACGCTTTCAAAAAACTATTCCTACCCGATCAATGCCATCAGTAAGCTGCTTGTTTACAGGGACAAAAAAGGAATTCTACAATCACAGGTTATTACTTACCTGCCCGACAGTGTATTTCTGAAAAGTGGCAGGAATAGTTTCAGCGGCATTATTGTGGTAGAAGATTGTGATGGTATATTGATCAATATGTACCTGGCACACAAAGACGGTACCATTAAGAAGGCCAGGGCCATTGCAGATAAGGCCAGCAGCGAAGTACTGCTGCGAATTGGAGAATCCGCCGCACCAGTCTGCCTGTATACGCAGGGGTATAATTATTCTGCTGATGATCCGGAAGGGGTGTATTGGTCTGAACTGATTGGCTGTAGTACCTATTATCCTGAAAGCCCGGGACCGGGACCCCAACCTTCAGGGTTCGATTATTCGGCGGTGGGCAGTGGCGGGGTGGGGCCAAGTCCAGTTTACACAAATTTCGTGGTCTATTCACCGACTAATCCAATTGGAAATATTAAGGACTATTTTAAATGTTTTATTAATAAACCGGGCAGCGATTACCAGTACCAAATTGCGCTGTGTGTAAGCCAACCTGAGCCGGGCTATCGAACAGCTTGGGAAACCATAAATCCTTTTAGTAATGATAATAATCCGATTTATGTAGGCCATACTTATTTGATTATAACTCAAGTTACTCCTGCGCAGACCATTATCAGGAATGTTGGATTTTACCCTCTTAATGGTGTTTCGCCATATTCACCTTCAGATCAAGGTGTTTTAAACAATGACCAGAATGGAAGCTATGATATCAAGTTGACGATCAGAATGACCAGTAGCCAGTTTTTCACAGTTTTGAATTATATTAACCAAGCCAATAGTAGTATATTCCAATATAATTTAAACACTAATAACTGTACTACTTTTGCTATAAATGCATTAAATAGTGCAGGCTTCGGTATTCCTGCCACACGAGGTACTTGGCACAATGGACAGGGATGTAATCCTGGGGACTTGGGAGAAGATATTCGTTCGCTGCCACTGACGGAAAATATGAGCAGGACTACCACCTATGGCACACATTTAAACAAGGGCTCTTGCCTTCCAATTGAATAATTATGAAAAATGTTATTGTTATTATATTTTCAATGGTGGCCTTTATAAAAGCAAGCCATTCGCAACAATATGATTGGAAACAAACTGATCACTGGAAAATATATGATATAGTGGATAGGCAAGCAATAAAAATTACCACGGATAGCCTTAAATTACTAAAAGGAACTCTTATACCAAAAGACAGTGTGCTTTATTATATTTCTGATGCCGCTATATTGCCATCAATTAAAAATGAAGTTTGGATGGGGGCGTTTGTATTAACATATGAAGTGAAAGAAAATCAAATAGGGAAATTGCTAGTTTGTAAATATAGAAATTGTATTTACAATTCCTTTGACAGACAATATTATGAAATTGATAGTAGGAAAAGTGATGCCTGGCAATCGTTCCTTAATAACTGTATGAATAGAGAAAATTAAGAGACAGTTTATATGCAGCTTCGTTACAAGTATCTTTTATTTTCAATTGGAGTAACTGTGGCTTGGGTCACAGTTGGATTTCTACTGGCACCTACTGTGCACGGAAAGTTAGGAAACTCTTTTGGGCTGACTATATTTAATATTTTAACAAGGCAGGTAACCATGGTTATTGGAATTATTCTATTATTCCTGAGAATGATCCGAATTATTAAACCTACTCATTTTGCATATATTTTATTGGGGATACTTAATGCTGGCGTAGGAGTATTGGCAATTATACTTTACTTCACGGACCTGGCAAACAGGCAATGGTTGAATATTTCCCTGTATAATCTCCTTCTGGCCTTAATTCTAATATCAGATTCTCTTTGGTACAAACAGGAGCCGCCCACGGCTTAGCAATTTTTTATCATTTGTTAAACTTTTGGTAGGGTTTGAGTATTAGTTTTGTTCTGCACTTTGATTAAAGCAGGCAGGATATAATACAATACCCCCTTAACTCTATAGGCTCAATCCTATCTCCTGCCTGGTTTGGTGATCCATACAAGTTTGTGTGGCTTTGATTTGCGTGCATCTTCATGTGGTCTTGAGTTCCAATTTTTATGATGGGTTCTTGTTTTTGGTTAAAGTATGTGGATGGATGGTAACGTATGTCGGTTCCGCAATATGCGCGGAGCTTAAACTTTGATTGTTGCGTACCGTAATGATACAACTGTATTATGTGGTAGTGCATAGCCTTCTCATTCATTTTTTAACATTAAACAATACTGCTAATGAAAAGCCACCGACCTATTTTATTTATCTATGCCAAAGACGTCTCCTTATTTACCCGGAAATCTGACCGGCACGGGGCAAATGTATTGGATAAGATCCGTACGCATTATGGAAAAAAGAGACACCAGCCAGTAACCATTGCTGAGTTTTGTGATTACATGGACCTTGATGAGGTGGAGGTACATAATATACTAAAGAACAAATAATGCCCTCTTATTAAATGTACAGGATGGTTTTGGCTGTTTTAAAGTGGCTGTACGAAACTCTATTCATTAACTTTTAAGCATTTACTATATGCGATTAACAACAAAGGATCATTTTTGGATATGGTTTAAAAGCAATAGCGAAATCTATCGTAAGATAGGTGAAATGAGCAAAAAGGAGGCGCGGTACTGGCTCAATGAGCTTTATGCCCATTTGCGCTCATGTGGAAGGAATATACATCCTTATATTCTCTTTCCGAAAGATGAATCAACTCGGCAGCTAATTATTTCCGCTAATGGCAATCTTAACTATTTCGAACAGGTAATGGAGTTGGTATCTAAAGCGCCGGTGGTTCCCGGATGGGAAATTATTGGATTTTATCCACCCTGTGCCATTGACAGGCGGATTAAAGAAGGATTTGGTCATACGGGTATTGATCCACACAATCTTTGGTTTAAGTTGTATGAGGAAGAGGATGGGCAGGCTCATATTGTTGTGTTTGCTGAAGCCTTTAAACCCGATGACGAGGTATTTGTAAAAGCTGTCGAAGCTGTTCTTATGAATGTA encodes:
- a CDS encoding Crp/Fnr family transcriptional regulator, translated to MSDELKIYLQANLKQREIKKKEYLLKAGHVSKHVCFILTGLLRCFYEKNDTEVSSWFMKEGDVVFSIESFYTQTPSYESIQALEDTSILYIDHAELEYIYKHFAEFNYIGRILTIHYHTLWARQLYSIRMCSGMERYQWMKENHADLLQKVPARYLAPYLNMTEVSLSRLKAQRG